GCACCGGCGAGTTCAACGGCCCGCGTGGCGGCTACGGTGACGACTACGGCCGGGACAACCTCGACCGTGGCCGCCGTGCCCGCGCGTTCGACCCGGGCGCCCGCGACTTCGACCCCGGCTACCGGGACTTCCGCGGCGGCGGTTACGGCAATGACGACAACGGCTACGGCGACGAGCGCAAGAACTACGGCGACGACCGCAAGGGCTACGGCGACGAGCGCAAGGGCTACGGCGACGAGCGCGGGAGCTACGGCGACGACCGCCGGGGTTACGGGAGCGAGCGCGAGGAGAGCACCGACGACGTGGTCGGCCGCCGCGCCGCCCGGCCCGGGCAGCCGAGCTGGGGTGAGCGCGGTGAGCAGGTCAACCCGTACGAGCGCCCCGCGCTGGAGGCGACCTCCGCCGAGCCGAGCTGGTCGCAGATCCGCCAGGCCGGCGACCGCTACGCCGCGGTCCGCCAGGACGACCGCGGCCAGGAGCTGCGCGTCGGCGAGCGCCGGGCCAGCGTGCACACCGACGAGTCCGGCAGCGAGCTGCGCGTGGAGGACCGCTGGGAGTCGGTCCGCCGCGAGGATCGCCCGAACCCCTACGACCGGGACCGCCGCGGCCCGCAGACCGGCCAGATGCGCCGGGTGGCCGATGCCGGCCCGTCCACCGGGCAGATGCGCCGGGTGGCCGACGCCGGCCCGTCCACCGGCCAGATGCGCCGGGCGATCGATGCCGGCCCGTCCACCGGCCAGATGCGGCGCGTCGGTGGTGAGGACCCGCAGCCGTGGCGCACCCAGCAGCGCGGCGGCCGGCGCGAGGAACCGTGGCGGGTCGGCCCGGACGACGGCCTGCCCGGCGCCGACGAGCCACTGCGCGGCCGGTACGACGACAGCTGGCGCGCGGAGCGCGGTGCCCAGGACCACCGCGCGGACGACCGGGACGACCGGGGCCGGCAACCGCAGCAGCGCTTCGACCCCGCCAGCCTCTACGGCGAGGCCAGCCAGTTCACCGGTGACCAGCGCGCGATCTCGGCGATCCAGTGGGACCGCGAGGACTACCGCTGAGCCTCGGCCGGCGCCTACTTGTCGATGTCGCCCACCACGAAGAACATCGAGCCGAGGATCGCGATCAGGTCGGGCACCAGACAGCCCGGCAGCAGCGTCGACAGGGCCTGCACGTTCGCGTACGACGCGGTGCGCAGCTTGAGCCGCCACGGCGTCTTCTCGCCGCGTGACACCAGGTAGTACCCGTTGATCCCGAGCGGGTTCTCGGTCCACGCGTAGGTGTGCCCCTCCGGCGCCTTCACCACCTTGGGCAGCCGCACGTTGACCGGCCCGGTGATCCGGTCGACCCGGTCCAGGCAGGCCTGCGCCAGGTCGAGCGACGCGTACACCTGGTCGAGCAGCACCTCGAACCGCGCGTGGCAGTCCCCGGTCGTCCGTGTCACCACCGGCACGGAGAGTTCGCCGTAGGCCAGGTACGGTTCGTCCCGCCGCAGGTCCAGGTCCAGTCCGGACGCGCGCGCGACCGGCCCGGACGCGCCGAACCCGGCCGCCTCCTCGGCGGACAGCACACCCACGCCCACGGTCCGGGCCAGGAAGATCTCGTTGCGCCGGATCAGGTGGTCCAGGTCCGGCATGCGCCGCCGGACCGCGTCGATCGCCGCCCGGGCCCGGCCGGTCCAGCCGTACGGGACCTCCTCCTTCAGCCCACCGACCCGGTTGAACATGAAGTGCATGCGGCCGCCGGAGACCTCCTCCATCACGGTCTGCAGCGTCTCCCGCTCGCGGAACGCGTAGAACATCGGCGTGATCGCGCCGATCTCCAGCGGGTACGAGCCGAGGAACATCAGGTGGTTGAGCACCCGGTTCAGCTCGGCCAGCGCGGTGCGCAGCCAGACCGCGCGCTCCGGCACCTCCAGGCCCATCAGCCGCTCGACCGCGAGCACCACGCCCAGCTCGTTGGAGAACGCGGACAGCCAGTCGTGCCGGTTGGCCAGCACGATGATCTGCCGGTAGTCACGCACCTCGAACAGCTTCTCCGCGCCCCGGTGCATGTAGCCGACGATCGGTTCGCACTCGACGACCCGTTCACCGTCCAGCCGGAGCCTCAACCGGAGCACGCCGTGCGTGGACGGATGCTGCGGCCCGATGTTGAGCACCATGTCCGCGGTGTCCAGCCCGGCCTGCGTCCCGACCGTCACTTCCCGGAGGGTCATGGCTCCACAATGCCATCTTCGGGGCTGAATGGGTGCGCCACGCCGATCGCCTGCACCAGCCACCAGTGCCCGCCGAGCCCGGCCGGGTCCAGCAACTCGGCCACCTCCGAGGCGCGCGCCAGCGCGCGCACATAACCCACCGGATCCGAGGCGGCCAGGTTGAGCGGCGGTCGCTTCCCGCCGGCCCCGAGCGCTCTCAGCGCGTCCCGTTGTGACATCAGCCGGTACGGATACCCGCCGGGCGACCGCGCACCGAGGGCCACGGCGCCGGCGTCGGCCACGGAGTCCATCGCCACGTGCGCCGTGACGTCCGTGCTGCCGTCCGCCCGCGGCGGCACCTGCCGCCCGTCCCGGTACCCGGTGAGCGTGCCGTCGAGCGGCCGCCCGGCGCGCAGATGTCCGTAGTCGACCGCGAGCGCGACCCCGCGCTCGACGTGCGTGAGCGCGGCGGACCAGGCCTGGTCCCGGGTGATCCCAACCTCCGCCCGCGCGCCCGGTGGCAGCGGCGGATACCAGCGCGCCAGCCACGCCGCGTCCGCCGCGGACACCGGCTCGCCGAGCGTGTCGTCGGTCAGCACGTAGCGAGGCCCGTCCGGGCCCGCCTCGGCCACGTCCACCGGCACGTTGTCCAGCCACTCCGTGGCGAGCAGCAGGCCGACGACGCGGTCCGGGATCCGGTCGGTCCAGCCGATGCCGGACGGCAGCCCGGCCGGCCGCCCGGCCAGTTCGACGGCGAGCGGCCGAAGCCGGGCACCGAAGCCGGCCGGATCCGACCGGGCGATCTCCAGCAGCAGCTCACCGCGCCCGGCGCCGACGTCGACCAGCTGGAACGGGTCCGGATGGCCGAGCGCCGCGTCGACCCGCGCCAGGAGGGGGCGCAGCAGGCCGGCGAACACGGCGGTGGCGTGCGCGCTGGTCCGGAAGTGGCCGCCCGGCCCGGCCGCGCCCGGCCGGGTGAAGAAGCCGTCCGGTCCGTAGAGCGCGGTCTGCATCGCCGTGCGCCATCGAAGGCTGTTCACGCCGAGTTCAGGACGAGTCATCGTGGACACCCTACGGTCGCGTCACATGCGATCACCTTCCCTGCGGGTCCTCGGCGCGGCGCTCGCCGTACCCACGCTGCTCCTGACCACGACCGTGACGCCGGCGGCCGCGCACGGGCCGCAGCGCCTCGAGAAACTGCGCGCGACGGCGGAGACGCCGGCGCTGCACGACGACGCGGCCGGCGGCGACGCCGACGCGGACGACCCGGCGATCTGGGTCCACCCGACCGACCGCGCGCGGAGCCGCGTGATCGCCACCGCGAAGAACGGCGGCCTGCGCGTCTACGATCTGCGCGGCCGCGAGGTGCAGTCGATCGCCACGCCGCCCGCGCCCGGCCCGGACGACGAGGCCGGCCGGTTCAACAACGTGGACATCGTCGCGGGCTTCCGGCTCGGCGGCCGGACCGTGGACCTCGCCGCGGTCAGCGACCGGGGCCGCGACCAGCTGCGCTTCTACGCGATCGACGCGCGCACCGGCCGGCTCACGGACGTGACCGCGGACGACGTGCCGTTCGCGTTCAACGCCACCCAGGCCGAGGTGAACGAGCAGCGCACCGCCTACGGCCTGGATGCCGTCGACGGCGGCTACCTGCTGGTCAGCCGCCGCAGCACGCCCGAGGTCGGCACGTTCCGGCTCGTCGCGGACGGCGGCCGGGTCACCTACCGCCCGGTCGACCGCCTGACGCTGCCGGCCGAGTTCACGCTGCCGACCGGTGCGCGCTGGGCGCCCTGCACCGACCCGGGCGACGGCCCGCAGGTCGAGGGCGTGGTGGTGGACGCGGTGCACGGCGTCGCCTACCTCGCGCAGGAGGACGTGGCGCTCTGGCGGGTGCCGGTCCGGGACGGCCGTTTCACCGGCCGGCCCGGCACGGTGGAGAAGGTGCGCGAGTTCGGCATCCCGGCCGCGTACGACGAGGCGACCGAGGAGTGCGTCGTGGACTACGCCGCCGACCCCGGTTTCGGCGGCCGGATCGCGGCGGACGTGGAGGGCCTGACGATCGCCCGGAGCACGCTCATGGTCTCCAGCCAGGGCGACGACACGTTCTACACGTACGACCGGCGCTCGCTCCGCCCGACCGGGCACTTCGCCGTGGTCGACGGGCCGCGCACGGACGGTTCGCAGGAGTGCGACGGCGCGGCCGTGACCGCCACGCCGCTGCCCGGTTTTCCCGGCGGGCTGCTGGTGGTGCACGACGGGCAGGACACGCCGGCCGACGGCGACCGCCCGAGCACGAACTTCAAGTTCCTCGATGCGGGATTCCTGCGCTGACCGTCGCGCACGGCCGTCCGGGTACGTACCCGGACGGCCGTGGTGAACGTTTTCACACGTGCTTGTATCGG
This genomic window from Catenuloplanes niger contains:
- a CDS encoding NADH-quinone oxidoreductase subunit D, producing the protein MTLREVTVGTQAGLDTADMVLNIGPQHPSTHGVLRLRLRLDGERVVECEPIVGYMHRGAEKLFEVRDYRQIIVLANRHDWLSAFSNELGVVLAVERLMGLEVPERAVWLRTALAELNRVLNHLMFLGSYPLEIGAITPMFYAFRERETLQTVMEEVSGGRMHFMFNRVGGLKEEVPYGWTGRARAAIDAVRRRMPDLDHLIRRNEIFLARTVGVGVLSAEEAAGFGASGPVARASGLDLDLRRDEPYLAYGELSVPVVTRTTGDCHARFEVLLDQVYASLDLAQACLDRVDRITGPVNVRLPKVVKAPEGHTYAWTENPLGINGYYLVSRGEKTPWRLKLRTASYANVQALSTLLPGCLVPDLIAILGSMFFVVGDIDK
- a CDS encoding SAM-dependent methyltransferase, coding for MTRPELGVNSLRWRTAMQTALYGPDGFFTRPGAAGPGGHFRTSAHATAVFAGLLRPLLARVDAALGHPDPFQLVDVGAGRGELLLEIARSDPAGFGARLRPLAVELAGRPAGLPSGIGWTDRIPDRVVGLLLATEWLDNVPVDVAEAGPDGPRYVLTDDTLGEPVSAADAAWLARWYPPLPPGARAEVGITRDQAWSAALTHVERGVALAVDYGHLRAGRPLDGTLTGYRDGRQVPPRADGSTDVTAHVAMDSVADAGAVALGARSPGGYPYRLMSQRDALRALGAGGKRPPLNLAASDPVGYVRALARASEVAELLDPAGLGGHWWLVQAIGVAHPFSPEDGIVEP
- a CDS encoding phytase, with product MRSPSLRVLGAALAVPTLLLTTTVTPAAAHGPQRLEKLRATAETPALHDDAAGGDADADDPAIWVHPTDRARSRVIATAKNGGLRVYDLRGREVQSIATPPAPGPDDEAGRFNNVDIVAGFRLGGRTVDLAAVSDRGRDQLRFYAIDARTGRLTDVTADDVPFAFNATQAEVNEQRTAYGLDAVDGGYLLVSRRSTPEVGTFRLVADGGRVTYRPVDRLTLPAEFTLPTGARWAPCTDPGDGPQVEGVVVDAVHGVAYLAQEDVALWRVPVRDGRFTGRPGTVEKVREFGIPAAYDEATEECVVDYAADPGFGGRIAADVEGLTIARSTLMVSSQGDDTFYTYDRRSLRPTGHFAVVDGPRTDGSQECDGAAVTATPLPGFPGGLLVVHDGQDTPADGDRPSTNFKFLDAGFLR